AATTTTAGCTTTTAATACTAGTTTCTCAATTATTTCATAATCCATATAAATTCCCCATTATTTTGAAATTCTATACTATAGTAGTATTTTTTTAGAATAGCCTATAATATAGATATACATAACGTAAATATGATAAAAGAGAGATTAATTTACCTTAGAAATTAATCTCTCTTTAATACTTAACTGCTAAGCAGCAACATCATATTTAGTGATTTTTCTTTCAGTAAGCTTTGCACCACTTTTACTTATAAGTTCACCAGCATTTACTTCAAATATATTCTTTGAAATTATTGTATCCATTAAAGATACAGCCTGCTCCTTAGTAATATCAGGCTTAACTCCAGTTATACTTAAAGTACTTGTTGTACCTCCTGGAGTATTGAATGTTATAGCTAAGACATATTCCATAATAACTTTA
This genomic stretch from Clostridium saccharoperbutylacetonicum N1-4(HMT) harbors:
- a CDS encoding DUF2922 domain-containing protein — translated: MEYVLAITFNTPGGTTSTLSITGVKPDITKEQAVSLMDTIISKNIFEVNAGELISKSGAKLTERKITKYDVAA